One stretch of Rhodoferax lithotrophicus DNA includes these proteins:
- the cobO gene encoding cob(I)yrinic acid a,c-diamide adenosyltransferase, producing the protein MHIETPPTEKPYDKAEGERRGIVIVNTGDGKGKSTAAFGLALRAHGRGKAVKIFQFMKVPSARFGEHRMFEQMGIPIEGLGDGFSWKSQDLEHSAQLARDGWQKAKAAILSGDYFMVTLDEITYPLIYGWLPLADVLQTLKVRPSHVHVVLTGRRCPPEIIEQADTVTEMQMVKHAFKAGIPAQRGIED; encoded by the coding sequence ATGCACATCGAAACCCCGCCGACCGAGAAACCCTATGACAAAGCCGAGGGCGAGCGCCGCGGCATTGTGATTGTCAACACCGGTGACGGCAAGGGCAAAAGCACCGCCGCCTTTGGCCTGGCGCTGCGCGCCCACGGGCGCGGCAAGGCGGTGAAGATTTTTCAGTTCATGAAGGTGCCCAGCGCCCGCTTTGGTGAACACCGCATGTTCGAGCAGATGGGTATCCCCATCGAAGGCCTGGGTGACGGTTTTAGCTGGAAGAGCCAGGATTTGGAACATTCCGCCCAGCTGGCGCGAGATGGCTGGCAAAAAGCCAAGGCCGCCATCCTGAGCGGCGACTACTTCATGGTTACCCTTGACGAGATCACCTATCCGCTGATCTACGGCTGGTTGCCTTTGGCCGATGTGCTGCAAACCCTGAAGGTCCGTCCCAGCCATGTCCATGTGGTGCTGACCGGCCGCCGCTGCCCACCCGAGATCATCGAACAGGCCGACACCGTGACCGAGATGCAGATGGTCAAACACGCGTTCAAGGCGGGTATTCCGGCGCAGCGTGGGATCGAGGATTAG
- the queE gene encoding 7-carboxy-7-deazaguanine synthase, translated as MTYSVKEIFYTLQGEGQQAGRPAVFCRFAGCNLWTGTENRRASAVCQFCDTDFVGTDGEGGGKFKTAQSLAERINALWPAAYPAHKYVVFTGGEPLLQLDAPLIEAMHGAGFEIAIETNGTLHVPEGVDWVCVSPKMGAKLVVHEGNEIKVVIPQPGQPLDVYAALDFDHFFVQAMDGPLQAANQRLAIDYCKAHPQWKLSLQTHKLLQIP; from the coding sequence ATGACCTACAGCGTCAAGGAAATTTTTTACACCCTGCAAGGCGAAGGCCAGCAGGCCGGTCGCCCGGCGGTGTTCTGCCGCTTTGCCGGTTGCAACCTGTGGACCGGCACCGAGAACCGGCGTGCCAGTGCTGTCTGCCAGTTTTGCGACACCGACTTTGTTGGCACAGACGGCGAAGGCGGCGGCAAGTTCAAGACTGCACAGAGTTTGGCCGAGCGCATCAACGCCCTGTGGCCCGCCGCTTACCCGGCGCACAAATATGTGGTGTTCACCGGCGGCGAGCCGCTGCTGCAACTGGACGCGCCGCTGATCGAAGCGATGCACGGCGCAGGCTTTGAAATCGCCATCGAGACCAACGGCACGCTGCACGTGCCCGAAGGCGTGGACTGGGTCTGCGTCAGCCCCAAAATGGGAGCGAAGCTGGTGGTGCATGAGGGCAATGAGATCAAGGTCGTCATCCCCCAGCCTGGCCAGCCGCTGGACGTGTACGCCGCGCTGGACTTTGACCACTTTTTTGTGCAGGCCATGGACGGCCCGCTGCAAGCCGCTAACCAGCGCTTGGCCATTGACTACTGCAAGGCGCACCCCCAGTGGAAGCTCAGCCTGCAAACCCACAAACTTCTTCAAATCCCTTAA
- the queD gene encoding 6-carboxytetrahydropterin synthase QueD, protein MLTITRKMEFDAGHRIPDHNSQCRNLHGHRYTLLITLTGDVVQQDGQSDNGMIMDFGDIKALAHEHLVKLWDHAFIVYEKDTAVRNFLDSMPNHKTVVIDRVPTVENLAKTAFDILKEVYHDRFGRHLSLAKVTLYETPNCWAEVEG, encoded by the coding sequence ATGCTCACCATCACCCGCAAAATGGAATTCGATGCCGGCCACCGCATTCCCGACCACAACAGCCAGTGCCGCAACCTGCACGGCCACCGCTACACCCTGCTCATCACCCTGACCGGCGACGTGGTGCAGCAAGACGGTCAGTCCGACAACGGCATGATCATGGACTTTGGCGACATCAAGGCGCTGGCGCACGAACACTTGGTCAAGCTCTGGGACCACGCTTTCATCGTCTATGAAAAGGACACGGCCGTGCGTAATTTTCTGGACAGCATGCCGAACCACAAAACCGTCGTCATTGACCGCGTGCCGACCGTAGAAAACCTGGCCAAAACCGCCTTTGACATCTTGAAAGAGGTCTACCACGACCGCTTCGGCCGGCATCTGTCGCTGGCCAAGGTGACGTTGTATGAAACGCCTAATTGTTGGGCGGAGGTGGAGGGGTGA
- a CDS encoding toxin-antitoxin system HicB family antitoxin, with protein sequence MNPPIVIWTFNGFDQHQETTFTVRVPNSVHESIKVLARQDGISVNQFIASAAAEKMASFRRWTICAAKPPWANARTVSGFCKLCRMPRPLPGTKSSRVDHCLHGR encoded by the coding sequence TTGAATCCACCAATAGTCATTTGGACTTTCAACGGTTTTGATCAACACCAAGAGACCACGTTCACTGTTCGTGTGCCCAACTCAGTGCACGAAAGCATCAAGGTTTTGGCCCGCCAAGACGGCATATCTGTCAACCAGTTCATCGCCAGCGCCGCAGCAGAAAAAATGGCATCTTTCAGACGCTGGACTATCTGCGCCGCGAAGCCGCCTTGGGCAAACGCGAGGACTGTGAGCGGTTTTTGCAAGCTGTGCCGGATGCCGCGCCCGTTGCCGGGGACGAAATCAAGTCGGGTTGATCATTGCTTGCACGGTCGGTAA
- a CDS encoding type II toxin-antitoxin system Phd/YefM family antitoxin: MAFTASDVVPLTQARATLSDLVEQVKAGAEKIITKNGESYVAIIDSRRLDYYHQLECERIHLLLIDDAAKGLDDIAAGKVKDARTTLAALKRRRAAKPQA, encoded by the coding sequence ATGGCATTCACCGCAAGCGATGTGGTTCCCCTCACTCAGGCCCGTGCCACCTTGTCCGATCTGGTCGAGCAGGTCAAGGCTGGTGCTGAAAAAATCATCACCAAGAACGGCGAAAGCTACGTCGCCATCATCGACTCCCGGCGGCTGGACTACTACCACCAGTTGGAGTGCGAGCGTATTCACCTTCTGTTGATTGACGATGCGGCTAAGGGCTTGGACGACATTGCCGCAGGCAAGGTGAAGGATGCACGCACCACACTGGCTGCGTTGAAGCGTCGCCGTGCGGCCAAGCCCCAAGCTTGA
- a CDS encoding type II toxin-antitoxin system RelE/ParE family toxin, whose amino-acid sequence MSRASAVAAKHLVKLTANFERNLEEVEAFLLAADAPQAFDALLDELSDTVIPNLERFPRMGRRFFERPIRSVEASNAVAGLKVKLKAIAKDGEICEYVMSNYLLLLYVCFDTTIYLLAIRHHRQLSFDFQTLWPAMP is encoded by the coding sequence TTGAGCAGGGCCAGCGCCGTGGCAGCCAAGCATCTTGTCAAGCTCACCGCGAACTTTGAGCGCAATCTTGAAGAGGTCGAAGCCTTTTTGCTGGCGGCTGATGCGCCACAGGCTTTTGACGCGCTGCTGGATGAACTCTCGGATACCGTCATCCCCAACCTGGAACGCTTTCCCCGCATGGGCAGGCGGTTTTTCGAGCGGCCCATCCGCTCCGTGGAGGCCAGCAACGCAGTCGCCGGTTTAAAGGTCAAGCTCAAAGCCATTGCGAAGGATGGCGAAATTTGTGAATACGTGATGTCGAATTACCTGTTGCTGTTGTACGTGTGCTTCGACACCACGATTTATCTGCTGGCGATTCGGCATCACCGGCAGCTCTCATTTGATTTTCAGACGCTGTGGCCAGCAATGCCATGA
- a CDS encoding cobyric acid synthase: protein MSARCIMVLGTTSGAGKSWLTTALCRHYARQGLKVAPFKAQNMSNNARVVASSNGQGEIGSAQYFQALAAKAEPEVRMNPLLLKPEADTHSQVVLMGQVSDELTAMPWRGRSLKVWPHIAAALDALRAENDVVVIEGAGSPAEINLSSSDIVNMRVAKHCNAACLLVTDIDRGGAFAHLYGTWALLPEDERALIKGFVLNKFRGDASLLVPAPQMLQELTGVPTVATLPMWWQHGLPEEDGVFDDRSISKGAVSLTVAVIAYPRISNLDEFQPLKNIPGLKLQWVRSPSELAGLKPTDWIILPGSKATSADLAWLRAQGLDAAVAQHAGQGGAVLGVCGGLQMLGEALIDPHGIDGNAPGLGLLPLVTVFEADKTVRHTQTRFASIPTSPAGVTEVPDDPATPWTSLAGVCVSGYEIHHGQTAQHPAMAAAGNVALEVLPGGLGWCNAQGNVLGLYLHGLLEDPAALKALFGVNSPTLDAVFDGLADYIGRHFTPGLLDSLGR, encoded by the coding sequence ATGAGCGCCCGCTGCATCATGGTGCTGGGCACCACCAGCGGCGCGGGCAAGAGCTGGCTGACCACCGCGCTGTGCCGCCATTACGCCCGTCAAGGCTTGAAGGTTGCCCCGTTCAAAGCGCAGAACATGAGCAACAACGCGCGCGTGGTGGCATCAAGCAACGGCCAAGGCGAGATCGGCAGCGCACAGTATTTCCAAGCCCTGGCCGCCAAGGCCGAGCCCGAGGTGCGCATGAACCCGCTCCTGCTCAAACCTGAGGCCGACACGCACAGCCAGGTGGTGCTGATGGGCCAAGTGAGCGACGAACTCACCGCCATGCCCTGGCGTGGCCGCAGTCTCAAAGTCTGGCCGCACATCGCCGCTGCCCTGGACGCGCTGCGGGCCGAGAACGACGTGGTGGTGATTGAGGGCGCGGGCTCCCCGGCGGAGATCAACCTTTCAAGCAGCGACATCGTCAACATGCGCGTGGCCAAGCATTGCAACGCCGCTTGCCTGCTGGTCACCGACATTGACCGGGGTGGCGCGTTTGCCCACTTGTACGGCACCTGGGCGCTGCTGCCAGAGGATGAGCGGGCGTTGATCAAGGGCTTTGTGCTGAACAAGTTTCGCGGTGATGCCAGCCTGCTGGTCCCTGCGCCACAGATGCTGCAAGAGTTGACCGGCGTGCCCACGGTGGCCACGCTGCCGATGTGGTGGCAACACGGTTTACCGGAAGAAGACGGTGTGTTTGACGACCGCAGCATCTCCAAAGGCGCAGTCAGCCTGACGGTGGCCGTGATCGCCTACCCGCGCATCAGCAACCTGGACGAGTTCCAGCCGCTCAAAAACATCCCCGGTTTGAAGCTGCAATGGGTACGTTCACCCTCGGAGCTGGCGGGACTGAAACCCACTGACTGGATCATCCTGCCTGGCTCCAAAGCCACCAGCGCTGACCTGGCCTGGTTGCGCGCACAAGGGCTGGACGCCGCCGTGGCGCAGCATGCGGGGCAGGGCGGGGCGGTGCTGGGCGTGTGCGGCGGCTTGCAAATGCTGGGCGAGGCGCTGATTGACCCGCACGGCATCGACGGCAACGCGCCGGGCTTGGGCCTGCTGCCACTGGTGACGGTGTTTGAGGCCGATAAAACCGTGCGGCATACACAAACCCGATTCGCTTCTATACCGACCAGCCCCGCTGGCGTGACTGAAGTGCCTGATGATCCTGCGACACCCTGGACTTCGTTGGCCGGTGTCTGTGTCAGTGGCTATGAAATTCACCACGGCCAGACCGCGCAGCATCCGGCCATGGCGGCTGCTGGTAACGTGGCGCTGGAGGTGCTGCCGGGCGGTCTGGGCTGGTGCAACGCGCAGGGCAATGTGCTCGGCCTGTACCTGCACGGCCTGTTGGAAGACCCCGCCGCGCTCAAAGCCCTGTTTGGTGTCAACAGCCCGACGCTGGATGCCGTGTTTGACGGCTTGGCCGACTACATCGGCAGACATTTCACCCCCGGCCTGCTCGACAGCCTGGGGCGCTGA
- the cobT gene encoding nicotinate-nucleotide--dimethylbenzimidazole phosphoribosyltransferase, whose translation MNTTLPVLTDISSPALTAALQDKLNNKTKPLGSLGRIEDMALQIGQILGTQNPLLDQAQMVVFAGDHGLTARGVSAFPSDVSWQMVENFLAGGAAVSVFSRLNGIALTVVDCGVKHDFLAGLPAGSQRTGLQVRKAVGAEQGTADSSVQAAMTAEQCQQALAHGVALVKELPGNALLLGEMGIGNTSAASLLLSRLAGLDIEVCTGAGTGLDAPAVQRKTAVLREVLARHPDAKAPLDALAALGGFEIATMVGAVLQAAQERRVVVVDGFIASSAVLVAHALQPLVLQRCVFAHRSGERGHEFMLQYLGVQALLDLGLRLGEGSGAALAWPLLLSSCAMLREMASFESAGVSEKSAADQAVVA comes from the coding sequence ATGAATACCACACTTCCTGTCCTGACGGACATCTCTTCGCCTGCTCTGACTGCTGCACTGCAGGACAAACTCAACAACAAAACCAAGCCACTGGGCTCTTTGGGCCGCATCGAAGATATGGCACTCCAGATCGGCCAGATTCTGGGCACACAAAACCCGCTGCTGGATCAAGCCCAGATGGTGGTGTTTGCCGGTGACCACGGGCTGACTGCGCGTGGCGTGTCGGCTTTTCCCAGTGACGTGAGCTGGCAGATGGTGGAAAACTTTCTGGCCGGTGGTGCAGCCGTCAGCGTGTTTTCACGCCTGAACGGTATTGCGCTCACGGTGGTGGACTGCGGTGTCAAACACGACTTTCTGGCCGGTCTGCCTGCAGGCAGCCAACGCACTGGCTTGCAAGTGCGCAAGGCTGTGGGAGCCGAGCAGGGCACGGCAGACTCCAGCGTGCAAGCCGCCATGACGGCTGAGCAATGCCAGCAAGCCCTGGCGCATGGCGTGGCACTGGTGAAGGAACTGCCGGGCAATGCGCTTCTGCTGGGTGAAATGGGCATTGGCAATACCTCAGCGGCTTCGCTGCTGCTGTCACGTCTGGCCGGGCTGGACATCGAGGTGTGCACCGGCGCTGGCACCGGCCTGGATGCCCCCGCCGTGCAACGTAAAACGGCGGTGTTGCGCGAGGTGCTGGCGCGACATCCGGATGCCAAAGCACCGCTGGACGCGCTGGCGGCTTTGGGTGGATTTGAGATCGCCACCATGGTCGGGGCCGTGCTGCAAGCCGCCCAGGAGCGCCGCGTGGTGGTGGTGGACGGCTTCATCGCCAGCAGCGCCGTGTTGGTGGCCCACGCCCTGCAACCGCTGGTGTTGCAGCGTTGTGTCTTCGCCCACCGCTCGGGCGAGCGTGGCCATGAATTTATGTTGCAGTACCTGGGCGTGCAGGCCTTGCTGGACTTGGGCCTGCGCCTGGGCGAAGGCTCCGGTGCGGCCCTGGCCTGGCCGCTGCTGCTCTCAAGCTGCGCCATGCTGCGCGAGATGGCCAGCTTTGAATCTGCTGGGGTGTCGGAAAAGTCGGCGGCGGATCAGGCGGTGGTGGCTTGA
- a CDS encoding RidA family protein, protein MIQRFDVGPRMSEMAVYNSTVYLAGQIADDASQDIAGQTQQVLAAVDALLARAGTDKSKILMAQIFLVDLADFDGMNAVWDAWVPAGHTPPRATVQAQLAKPGWKIEMVVTAAV, encoded by the coding sequence ATGATCCAACGTTTTGATGTCGGCCCCCGCATGTCCGAGATGGCCGTATACAACAGCACGGTGTATTTGGCCGGGCAGATTGCCGACGATGCCTCGCAGGACATTGCGGGCCAGACGCAGCAGGTGTTGGCGGCAGTGGATGCGTTGCTGGCGCGTGCCGGTACTGACAAAAGCAAGATTCTGATGGCGCAGATTTTTCTGGTCGATCTGGCCGACTTTGACGGGATGAACGCGGTTTGGGATGCGTGGGTTCCTGCCGGTCACACACCACCACGTGCCACCGTGCAAGCGCAATTGGCCAAGCCGGGCTGGAAGATCGAGATGGTGGTGACGGCGGCGGTTTGA
- a CDS encoding carbamoyltransferase C-terminal domain-containing protein: MIVLGIHSHRGGHNAAASILIDGRLVASVEEERISRIKGDSAYPAGAVAEVLALAGLRAQDVDRVAQAGLACDQPLGVLADKPCQVVEHQQAHAASAYYASPFGDERVGVLTLDGEGDASSGSVWVGEAGCLRKVVYLPRQSSMGLLYAAITQYLGFIAGRHEGKVLGLAAFGQPQPFLSRLLARSHPGDWNALFDAHLGALLCSPWSPMARDVLRDLCGDMPHEDIAAGLQTFTEQMVCTWVQQQMAVLNVNKLVLAGDVFANVKLNQRILALPGVQNLFVPPNMGDGGLASGAAFEIHARLHGGLRPELASAYLGTDIDRASALQALQKAGMAFEEPVNLAQTVAQLLAEGQVIARADGKMEYGPRALGNRTVMASAHDPRINQWLNQQFARTEFMPFAPVILLEQASAYFPGWDADQIAARFMTLTYDASDLAQKNIPAAVHVDGTARPQVLRREDNPGYHDILKAYHVATGIPSVINTSFNMHEEPIVRTADEAMGTFQTAGLDALVLGPFLVRASAQ; this comes from the coding sequence TTGATCGTCCTCGGTATTCACAGCCATCGGGGCGGCCATAACGCTGCTGCCTCCATCCTTATCGACGGCAGGTTGGTCGCTTCGGTCGAGGAAGAACGTATCTCCAGAATCAAGGGTGACAGTGCCTATCCGGCCGGGGCCGTGGCCGAGGTGTTGGCGCTGGCCGGGCTGCGTGCGCAGGATGTTGACAGGGTGGCGCAGGCGGGGCTGGCGTGTGACCAACCGCTGGGCGTGCTGGCAGACAAACCATGCCAAGTGGTTGAACATCAGCAAGCCCACGCAGCATCGGCCTATTACGCCAGCCCGTTTGGCGACGAGCGCGTCGGAGTGCTGACGCTGGATGGTGAGGGGGATGCGTCCAGCGGATCGGTCTGGGTGGGCGAGGCTGGTTGTTTGCGCAAGGTGGTGTACTTGCCCCGCCAGAGCAGCATGGGCCTGTTGTATGCCGCAATCACCCAGTACCTGGGTTTTATCGCGGGTCGTCATGAGGGCAAGGTGTTGGGGCTGGCCGCATTTGGCCAACCGCAGCCCTTTTTGTCGCGTCTACTGGCGCGCAGCCATCCAGGTGACTGGAATGCCCTGTTTGACGCACACCTGGGTGCCCTGTTGTGCAGTCCCTGGTCGCCCATGGCGAGGGACGTGCTCAGGGACTTGTGCGGAGATATGCCACACGAAGACATTGCCGCAGGTTTGCAGACTTTCACTGAACAGATGGTGTGCACCTGGGTGCAGCAGCAGATGGCAGTGCTGAATGTCAACAAGCTGGTGCTGGCGGGTGATGTGTTTGCCAATGTGAAGCTGAACCAGCGCATCCTGGCGCTGCCCGGTGTGCAAAACCTGTTTGTTCCTCCAAATATGGGTGATGGAGGCCTGGCGAGCGGTGCGGCGTTTGAGATACACGCGCGCTTGCACGGCGGCCTGCGTCCCGAACTGGCATCAGCCTACCTTGGCACCGATATCGACCGCGCCAGTGCGCTGCAGGCTTTGCAGAAAGCTGGTATGGCTTTTGAGGAACCGGTCAATCTGGCGCAAACGGTGGCTCAGCTGCTGGCTGAGGGCCAGGTGATTGCACGTGCCGATGGCAAGATGGAATACGGCCCGCGCGCCCTGGGTAACCGCACGGTGATGGCCTCGGCCCATGATCCTCGCATCAACCAGTGGTTGAACCAGCAGTTTGCACGCACCGAATTTATGCCGTTTGCGCCGGTGATCTTGCTGGAGCAGGCTTCAGCGTATTTTCCCGGTTGGGATGCGGACCAGATTGCCGCGCGTTTCATGACCCTTACTTATGACGCGTCTGACCTCGCTCAAAAAAATATCCCGGCGGCGGTGCATGTGGATGGCACGGCGCGACCACAGGTGCTTCGGCGTGAGGACAATCCGGGCTACCACGACATCCTGAAGGCCTATCACGTGGCCACCGGTATCCCGAGCGTGATCAACACCAGCTTCAACATGCATGAGGAACCCATTGTGCGCACAGCGGACGAAGCCATGGGTACCTTCCAGACGGCGGGGCTGGATGCTCTGGTACTGGGGCCGTTCCTGGTCAGGGCATCGGCTCAATAA
- a CDS encoding LysR family transcriptional regulator: protein MSTSFKSIRYFIAVAESGSISAAIQELGVSQSVVSAAIAQIEADLGTLLFERRARGMSLTHAGHQFLRHAHQIEVAMRNARDALASRPHTVTGRLNIGVTSLMVGYYLPFLLDRFRRVFPRIQVQITEDRRDYLEHLLVSGELDVALIVVSQLQNYRALETETILRSGWRVWCPVNHRLATQEKIQASDLAEQSLILLQVDELGDATTALWNAGGNDLNVLIRTSSVEAVRSLVATGAGCSVLPDMLYRPWSLEGDRIEARPLAHPLAHLEVGLAWRKGATQPESLSNFLTAVRPTLDGHLSATGGHLR, encoded by the coding sequence ATGAGTACATCTTTTAAGAGCATTCGGTATTTCATAGCTGTGGCGGAGTCGGGCTCCATTTCTGCCGCCATTCAGGAACTAGGTGTGTCCCAATCGGTGGTGTCTGCCGCCATTGCCCAGATTGAGGCTGATTTGGGCACCCTCTTGTTTGAGCGCAGGGCACGCGGCATGTCGCTCACCCATGCAGGCCATCAGTTCTTACGCCACGCCCACCAGATTGAGGTCGCCATGCGCAACGCCCGTGACGCGCTGGCCTCCCGGCCACATACGGTGACGGGCCGACTCAATATTGGCGTGACCAGTTTGATGGTGGGTTACTACCTGCCTTTTTTGCTGGACCGTTTTCGCCGCGTGTTCCCGCGCATCCAGGTCCAGATCACCGAAGACCGGCGTGACTATCTGGAGCATTTGCTGGTAAGTGGCGAGCTGGATGTGGCGTTGATTGTGGTGTCACAGTTGCAAAACTACCGGGCGCTTGAAACAGAAACCATTTTGCGATCCGGCTGGCGAGTCTGGTGTCCGGTGAACCACCGCCTGGCCACTCAGGAAAAAATCCAGGCATCAGACTTAGCCGAGCAATCCCTGATTTTGCTGCAGGTCGACGAGTTGGGCGATGCCACCACGGCGCTGTGGAACGCGGGTGGCAACGACCTGAATGTGCTGATTCGCACCTCCTCCGTCGAAGCCGTGCGCAGTCTGGTCGCCACCGGCGCGGGGTGCTCGGTGTTGCCCGACATGCTTTACCGCCCGTGGTCGCTGGAAGGTGACCGCATTGAAGCCCGGCCTCTGGCCCATCCACTGGCCCACCTGGAGGTTGGCCTGGCATGGCGCAAAGGAGCCACACAACCGGAGTCGCTGAGCAACTTTTTAACCGCTGTGCGCCCCACGCTGGATGGTCATTTGTCGGCAACCGGTGGGCATTTACGCTGA
- a CDS encoding ABC transporter substrate-binding protein — protein sequence MSRQNTITAGLLAGCAAVSTFAAPPTAIGKGEGQLNIIAWAGYIERGESDKAYDWVTGFEKETGCKVNAKTAATSDEMVSLMKQGGYDLVTASGDASLRLVASKLVQEINLALIPSYKNVDARLQNASWHTVDGKHYGVPYQWGPNVLMYNTEVFKQAPASWSVVFEEQKLPDGKSNKGRVQAYDGAIYLADAALYLMSKKPELGIKDPYELNDKQYAAVLELLRSQKKLVHRYWHDATVQMNDFKNEGVVASGSWGYQVNALAGEKKPIASTIPKEGVTGWADTTMLHASAKNTNCAYKWMEHSLSNQVQAPLAEWFGANPVSAAACKAKAPGGGDFCKDNGYDRFTQVKFWKTPQANCSTQGKCVPYSKWTMDYISVMGGR from the coding sequence ATGTCTCGTCAAAATACCATCACCGCAGGCCTGCTTGCAGGCTGCGCCGCAGTGTCTACATTCGCCGCCCCACCCACAGCCATCGGCAAAGGCGAAGGGCAGCTCAACATCATCGCCTGGGCTGGCTACATTGAGCGCGGCGAGTCCGACAAGGCCTACGACTGGGTCACCGGGTTCGAGAAGGAAACGGGTTGCAAAGTCAACGCCAAAACCGCTGCCACATCTGACGAAATGGTGTCTTTGATGAAGCAAGGGGGTTATGACCTGGTGACAGCATCTGGCGATGCCAGTTTGCGTTTGGTGGCCTCCAAGCTGGTACAAGAGATCAACCTGGCCTTGATCCCCTCTTATAAAAATGTGGATGCGCGCTTGCAAAACGCTAGCTGGCACACCGTGGACGGCAAGCATTACGGTGTGCCTTACCAATGGGGCCCCAATGTGCTGATGTACAACACCGAGGTGTTCAAACAGGCCCCCGCGTCTTGGTCGGTGGTGTTTGAAGAACAGAAGCTGCCCGATGGCAAGTCCAACAAAGGCCGTGTGCAGGCTTATGACGGTGCCATCTACCTGGCGGATGCCGCCCTGTACCTGATGTCCAAAAAGCCTGAACTGGGTATCAAAGACCCGTATGAGCTCAATGACAAGCAATACGCCGCTGTGCTGGAACTGCTGCGCAGTCAGAAGAAGCTGGTGCACCGCTATTGGCACGATGCCACGGTGCAAATGAACGACTTCAAAAACGAAGGCGTGGTGGCTTCAGGTTCATGGGGTTACCAGGTCAACGCCCTGGCAGGTGAAAAGAAACCCATCGCCTCCACCATTCCCAAAGAAGGTGTCACCGGCTGGGCCGACACCACCATGTTGCATGCCAGCGCCAAGAACACCAATTGCGCTTACAAATGGATGGAGCATTCACTGAGCAACCAGGTGCAGGCTCCGCTGGCCGAGTGGTTTGGTGCCAACCCGGTAAGTGCTGCAGCTTGTAAGGCCAAAGCTCCAGGCGGTGGTGACTTCTGCAAAGACAACGGTTACGACCGCTTCACCCAGGTCAAGTTCTGGAAAACGCCGCAAGCCAATTGCTCAACACAGGGCAAGTGCGTTCCTTATTCCAAATGGACCATGGACTACATCAGTGTCATGGGCGGTCGTTAA
- a CDS encoding ABC transporter ATP-binding protein yields the protein MSIAIEFKNVSKHYGEVKALNSVSFTVQDGEFFSMLGPSGSGKTTSLRLMAGFEQPSSGSLSLMGVEASGTPPYARDVNTVFQDYALFPHMNVLDNVAYGLMVRKMPKAERYSLAREALAMVALPDHGERTPAQLSGGQRQRVALARALVNRPRILLLDEPLGALDMKLREQMQVELKVLHRKLGITFVYVTHDQGEALSMSDRVAVFNRGQIEQIATPRELYHQPRTRFVADFVGSSNVVSADLAHRITGQSQCFSVRQENIMLAPVGTAVAAGRAQVEGEVLAIQFLGANQRIEVQVGGQIITALQQDAAVANDLAAHTAPGQRVALHWAEQHMVMLHA from the coding sequence ATGTCCATCGCCATTGAATTCAAAAACGTCTCCAAACACTATGGTGAAGTCAAGGCGCTTAACAGCGTCAGCTTCACCGTTCAGGATGGTGAATTTTTCTCCATGCTTGGCCCGTCAGGCTCGGGGAAAACCACCTCGCTGCGCCTGATGGCAGGTTTTGAGCAGCCCAGCAGTGGAAGTTTGAGCTTGATGGGGGTTGAAGCCTCTGGCACGCCGCCTTATGCGCGCGATGTCAATACCGTGTTTCAAGACTATGCGCTGTTCCCGCACATGAATGTGCTGGACAACGTTGCCTATGGCCTGATGGTCCGCAAGATGCCCAAAGCCGAGCGGTATAGCCTGGCGCGTGAGGCATTGGCTATGGTGGCACTGCCGGATCATGGTGAGCGAACCCCCGCGCAACTCTCGGGTGGCCAGCGCCAGCGGGTGGCTCTGGCCCGTGCGCTGGTGAATCGACCGCGCATTTTGCTGCTGGACGAACCATTGGGTGCGCTGGACATGAAGCTGCGCGAACAAATGCAGGTGGAGCTTAAGGTGTTACACCGCAAATTGGGCATCACTTTTGTCTATGTGACGCATGATCAGGGTGAAGCGCTGTCCATGTCAGACCGCGTGGCGGTGTTCAACCGTGGGCAGATTGAACAAATTGCCACACCGCGTGAGCTGTACCACCAACCACGTACCCGTTTTGTGGCCGACTTTGTCGGTAGCTCCAACGTGGTCTCGGCGGACTTGGCGCACCGTATCACCGGGCAATCACAGTGTTTTTCCGTACGCCAGGAAAACATCATGCTGGCCCCTGTTGGCACTGCGGTGGCAGCCGGGCGGGCGCAGGTCGAAGGCGAGGTTTTGGCGATCCAGTTTCTCGGGGCCAATCAGCGCATTGAGGTGCAGGTCGGTGGGCAAATCATCACGGCCTTGCAGCAAGACGCTGCGGTTGCCAATGATCTGGCCGCGCATACAGCGCCTGGCCAGCGGGTCGCCTTGCATTGGGCCGAACAGCACATGGTGATGCTCCATGCCTGA